A region of the Drosophila subobscura isolate 14011-0131.10 chromosome J, UCBerk_Dsub_1.0, whole genome shotgun sequence genome:
GCGTAGGTAAAAAGCCCAAACTGAGCCGAGCTAAGCCGAAGCGAGCCAAACCGAAACGAAGCCACTGCTGATGAACTATATCCacgacacacacgcacacagaggcacacattcgatgctgaagctgaagccgatgccgatgccatgtggtgttgttattgttgttgtcgcaTTTGTGCCGCtcggtggagcagcagcagaaccggCAAACgttcgctgtcgctgtctctctatGCTTCCATCTCCGTTTGCCCGCCGAGCGATTATGGTGTCCCCCTTCTCCCCACCACGGCCTACGcatcttttgcaattttcgttTGAAACGCCCACGCATAGCGGAGCTTTTTGCTTAGAAATAACCCAGACAACAGGCAGCACTCGGAGCAGCACACAACCtacgaaattgaaattaaagttGTACACACTCGTACGAGTATTCGTATTCGCATTATTTCGATGGTTAGTGAATGGTATTTTGTGGGGGCTTTATGGCCACCAATATGTGAAGTTGAGAGACCAGAGCCTGCCCAGCCCGAGTGTGTGCCTGTCAGTCTGCCGCAATATGGTCTGCCACATTTGTCACTAACTTTAGCTTCTATCTCCATGTAACTGtctatctatctgtatctctctctgtgtatctgtatctatgcaTCGGTTAAACCTCTAAAGTGCCATAGATTATTATAACACACGCGCGATTCGACTATTCCTGCGGTTAGCCGCAAAACTCAAAACCGAAACAGACACTGAGGCGAGgcatggcgtggcatggcgAGCCATGGGCCCCACACACGTTGCAAACACCAACAGTCACCCTCCTCCACCCTCCCGCTCCACCCTTTTGGATGCATTATGCATAACCAAATTGGGGGAAACAgccaggaggaggcggagttGCGGCTCCACCCATAAGCAGAGCTCTGGGGAGGGCAGCAACTTGGCGCGaattaaagaaagaaaagcggGGGGCAACGGCAGGGGAAAGGGCTGGCCGGGCTGTCAACAATGCAACGGTAAAGAAAATGAATGGAGAGGAAAGCCCACAACGGAAATGCTAacgttaaaaataaattatggtaGGTGGAAGCAAATGCTAAATGATAGCAGAGGCCCAGAAGGAAAACAAAGTAGAAACGAGAGTAAAGGTGGGCCCAGAAAGCcttaaagagagagacagagagttcTTCGGTTAaaagtttattaatttaaacaGTTAACTTGGAGAACTTTTAGCAGTTGGAACTGCTAATTATTTATCTGGGATTTACTAGGAGTTTTTCTATGAGTTTCTTTtaaaaaaatgataaattaatCATGGCAAAATCGACTCTCTTAAAGATTAACAGTTTTGACCAAACCTTTCggccaaaaacacacaattgTTGGACTccaaaatgtgccaaaaaaaatcagataaaagagcaaaaattataagaaatatttctttatttttcataaatgATAAAAACATCTATGGatctaataaataattgtttaaactaaattcgaaatgaaatcttgagctaaaaatatattttaaagtttttctaCGAATATTTCAACCAAAAATTGCACTCGCTCTACCTCAAACTCTCATCAAAACTGTTCCAAAGCTCATCTGTAAGTGCCCCAAAATGTTGATTCAAAATGGAGCATACGAGTCGCGAGCATTGTCGTAAGATacaagaaatatttatgtttgaaTCATAAATTAGAGCTCGGCTTATGGCCTGACTGTCTGCCTACCTGCCACgccttctgctgtgtgtgttcgaaAGTGCTGCCAAAATGCAGTTTAATCACCTCCCAGATAGACGGCCCACatgttggccaaaaatgaagcaaacaaCGAGGGCGGCGGCGGGCATCCACAACATGAGGCGGCAGCCCACACCAAAAATGCACATTAGAGagcagaaaaacacacagagagacacaaacagatggtggcatgtggcatggggcatcgATCAGGCAATGGACTAGAGATTTAATTACCAGAGCCAGAGGATTTTCACTCCCATGGCAACAGAGCGGCAGTCGAACCGAAGCGGACCAGCAGAGAAAATGAAAGCTGGCCAACATTTGCTTCCCCCCTTCTGcccctctgccgctgtctctctgtttgggCGTCGACGCCAACGCAGTGTGAGACGAACGGAACGACGACGCGCGCCGCCAACGTTGAATGAAATTTCATTCACAAAAATTCAGCAAAAACGAAGCCAAAAAGGCAATGGGCACAAGTCACGCATGCgcgaagagcagagcagagcagagagcggagagcggtgCGGGAATTGTattcaaagagagagagagagaaacagacaaAGAGGAGCGCAAAGAGTGGAGCGCGGTGTGAGCGTGGCGTCGCTGGAAGATTGGGCGTCGCATTGCGAATGAACGTTGCCCAACCGGAAGTATTAAATTCCAATTATGGCGACAAGATACATTCCCCACACAGTCCCACTCCCCGCCAAGCCGCTGGCTTTATAGCTTATGAATTTATTCCTCAAAATGCTGcgaagagtgagagaggagcGCGGGATCCACTGCCTGGATGAGACGCCGTCGCAGACGCTGTCGCACATCATCGAATTCGGGCAATGGCACCAGATTCAGCTCTTCGCCCGCATCCAGACGATGATCGTACAACTCCTCGCCATAGATGTCGTGCCAGTCTGccaaatatatataaagatataGAAAACAGTTGGGAGAGTATGTGGAGCACCTACCACGACTAAAATTCAGCGCGTGGAAGCGCACCCACAGCGTGTATCTGTAGAGATCGGTGCGCAGGCTGTAGCCCATGATCTTGATGTTGCGCAGCTTGGGCTTGTCGCTATTTGGATGCTTTGTGGGCAGCATGCCAGGACGCGGATACTGACTCAAGGCCACATAGTCTGGCActgcaaaagatacaaaagatAGAGCAAACCTCAAGCATTAACCAATAGATATCTCACCCTCATCCAAGCCTAAGCCCTCGAGCTGCGGATACAAGCTCTTGCCCTCGCCACAAGTCACAGCTGCGGCATCCGTGCAACtgggcagcggtggcagtcCCGCCAGATCCACCAGCGTGGGAAAGACATCCAGCAGCTCCGTGATGGCTGTGTGGTTCTTGGCCTGGCTCACCGGAAACTCGGGCGTGCGGATGATCAGTGGCACGCGCAGGGCCACCTCGAAGTTGCTGTACTTTGCCCACTCGGCATGCTCCCCCAGCGACCAGCCGTGATCGCCCAGCACGAGGACCACCGTTCGCTGCAGGTCCAAGCCGGCGAGCAGCTTGCCAAACAGATCATCCACATAGGCCACCGAGGCGTAGTAGGCCTGACGAATCTGCGCCGCTTGCTGCCTCGAAATGGGTCCGTAGGGAAAGGAGATGTTCGAGTGCTTAAAGTCGTCCCTGGCTCTGACATCTGTGTAGGGATTCCACGCGACGGCGGGCATGTCCGCTGGCTTCAGGCTGTCCTCCGTGTAGTTGAAGAACTTCTGCAGCGGAAAGCGCTGAAGGAACTGCCGCGGGAAGCGGAAATTAATGTGTGGCTTGTGGAAGCCAAGGGCCAGAAAGAAGGGACTGTCGCTACCGCTCTTTCTCGACTCCACAAAGCGCAGAGCCTCCGCGACGGACTCAATGTCCGGCAGGGTCTTGTACGGCTGTGTCTGCAGGTGCACCGGACAGATGAGATTCTTGCGGAGCACGCCCTCGCGATCGGGACAGACGGGCGAGTTCATGTACTGCTCGGTGCGCGGACGGAACGCTGGCGCGGACCAGCTCAGCGGATAGTCATCGCTGTTGTTCGAGGACAGACCAGGGTGGAAGACCTTGCCGCAGCTGTAGGTGTGGTATCCGTGCTGCTTGAAGTACTGCGGCAGCGTCGTAAAGTTGCCCACAAAAGTGCGCCAATAGCTGTAGAAATCGTACAGATGGAGCGTGTCCGGTCGCCGGCCCGTGAGCAGAGAGTTGCGACTGGGTGCGCATAGAGCTTGCTGcggaaagggaagggaattATCAGTGGGTAGCAGTGGGAGAGCTGTGGTAAATCCTCACCTGACTGTAGGCACGCGTAAACACATGTCCGCCCCGTGCAAATGCATCCAGATGCGGTGTGCTGGCCAGTGGATCGCCATAGGCACCCAGCACTGGACGCAGATCATCAAAGATGACCATCACCACATTGTGTCGTGGAGCAGAGGCTGCTCCGAGATCggacaagtgcagcagcagcagcgacagcaacgtCCAAGCGCTGGACATCTCGACGGCAATGAAGATTCGCGACTGTTGACTTCCAAGATGCTGACACGACGGATGTGCCCTGTGTGCCCATGAAAAGAGTCTTTCGGGTAGATTAGCTGCAGGCTGGAGGGTTAACAGAACGTAGGATAAATCGTGTGATTTGTGGACACATCTGATGGCAGTGCAATTGAGTTGGGAGGAGATTTAAACACATGTACGGCGAAGGGTTTATCCTatcaaatctctctctctgctctctgcctttAGGGTATCCTCTAGTCGTTCCATTGCTCCGCTGTTTCCATGTGCTTGGCGAAAAATGCGCGGCATAAATTCAAGACCGCCCCTCCATtatatttcaattgatttaaaCGGAAGCGCGCCTCGACAACGTTGCTAATGGGAATGCAACAACACACACTGATACATatatacatctgtatgtatacACACTAATACATGGTCTGGCATGATTCataattatttacatacaatatttaatgatttgtGT
Encoded here:
- the LOC117894909 gene encoding iduronate 2-sulfatase, with protein sequence MSSAWTLLSLLLLHLSDLGAASAPRHNVVMVIFDDLRPVLGAYGDPLASTPHLDAFARGGHVFTRAYSQQALCAPSRNSLLTGRRPDTLHLYDFYSYWRTFVGNFTTLPQYFKQHGYHTYSCGKVFHPGLSSNNSDDYPLSWSAPAFRPRTEQYMNSPVCPDREGVLRKNLICPVHLQTQPYKTLPDIESVAEALRFVESRKSGSDSPFFLALGFHKPHINFRFPRQFLQRFPLQKFFNYTEDSLKPADMPAVAWNPYTDVRARDDFKHSNISFPYGPISRQQAAQIRQAYYASVAYVDDLFGKLLAGLDLQRTVVLVLGDHGWSLGEHAEWAKYSNFEVALRVPLIIRTPEFPVSQAKNHTAITELLDVFPTLVDLAGLPPLPSCTDAAAVTCGEGKSLYPQLEGLGLDEVPDYVALSQYPRPGMLPTKHPNSDKPKLRNIKIMGYSLRTDLYRYTLWVRFHALNFSRDWHDIYGEELYDHRLDAGEELNLVPLPEFDDVRQRLRRRLIQAVDPALLSHSSQHFEE